One Pseudomonas sp. FP1742 genomic window carries:
- a CDS encoding DUF6484 domain-containing protein: MTVQYPLPTQARIDGVVIGLLLDLPQASAPLVTYPGCPEEQSIAARSTTLLAPEDIGTQVALMFEDGDPFRPLVIGRLLGQAAAPAPVACVQLDDQRLELSAEREIVLRCGKASITLTRAGKVIIQGAYLSSRSSGVNRIKGGSVQIN; the protein is encoded by the coding sequence ATGACGGTTCAATACCCACTACCCACCCAGGCCCGCATCGATGGCGTGGTCATCGGCCTCCTGCTCGACCTGCCGCAGGCCAGTGCGCCCCTGGTGACCTACCCCGGCTGCCCCGAGGAACAGAGCATCGCCGCCCGCAGCACCACCCTGCTCGCCCCTGAGGACATCGGCACCCAGGTGGCGCTGATGTTCGAAGATGGCGACCCTTTCCGCCCGCTAGTGATCGGTCGCCTGCTTGGCCAGGCCGCGGCGCCCGCACCGGTTGCCTGCGTGCAACTGGACGACCAGCGCCTGGAATTGAGTGCCGAACGCGAGATCGTGCTGCGCTGCGGCAAGGCCAGCATCACCCTGACCCGCGCGGGTAAAGTGATTATCCAGGGCGCCTACCTGTCCAGCCGCTCCAGCGGGGTCAACCGCATCAAGGGTGGTTCGGTGCAGATCAACTAG
- a CDS encoding DUF2169 domain-containing protein has translation MELLNASKLLAAYTQGTEPDGRESLVVVAKGTFNLPLDGRAATLADSQQPLLMADTFLGEPGLSAPLQEMDFAPVKPFCDVLVRGKAYAPGGRPVRQLAAGIRVGQMSKAFSVLGPRQWQPGLLGVSPGLPQPFTEQHISYAQAFGGSHPMAKDSEMRHCYLDNPTGCGWFPSRVGSADIVGMPMPNTEELGKAIDSPSGDYRPMALGPIGRSWPQRARFAGTYDETWLADCFPFLPGDFDRRYFQAAPDDQQIQYLRGGEDVLLLNLTPQERAGFRIPEIDVPVTFFLKKGGHETVQAVIDTLLIDTDALQVQLTWRVARPLRRNMFEIAQVLVGTMSTGWWRARELGKDYYPSLSSLVKGKHAPEEAN, from the coding sequence ATGGAACTGCTCAACGCCAGCAAACTGCTTGCTGCCTATACCCAGGGCACGGAGCCCGATGGCCGCGAATCCCTGGTGGTGGTGGCCAAAGGCACTTTCAATCTGCCGCTGGACGGCCGCGCGGCGACCCTCGCCGACAGCCAGCAACCGCTGCTGATGGCCGATACCTTCCTCGGCGAGCCTGGTCTCAGCGCCCCGCTGCAGGAAATGGACTTCGCCCCGGTCAAGCCATTCTGCGATGTGCTGGTGCGCGGCAAGGCCTATGCCCCAGGCGGGCGGCCCGTGAGGCAACTGGCTGCGGGCATTCGCGTCGGTCAGATGAGCAAAGCCTTTTCCGTCCTCGGCCCCCGGCAGTGGCAACCGGGGCTGTTGGGCGTTTCTCCCGGCTTGCCGCAGCCCTTCACCGAGCAGCACATCTCTTATGCCCAGGCCTTTGGCGGCAGTCATCCGATGGCCAAAGACTCCGAAATGCGTCACTGCTACCTGGACAATCCGACCGGTTGTGGCTGGTTCCCAAGCCGCGTGGGTAGTGCTGACATCGTTGGCATGCCGATGCCGAACACCGAGGAATTGGGCAAGGCGATCGACAGTCCCTCTGGCGACTACCGCCCGATGGCCCTCGGCCCCATCGGCCGTAGCTGGCCGCAACGCGCCCGCTTCGCCGGTACTTATGACGAGACCTGGTTGGCCGACTGCTTTCCGTTTCTGCCGGGTGATTTCGACCGCCGCTACTTTCAGGCGGCCCCTGACGATCAGCAGATCCAGTATCTGCGAGGCGGCGAGGACGTGCTGCTGCTCAACCTCACGCCCCAGGAGCGCGCGGGCTTTCGCATCCCCGAAATCGACGTGCCGGTGACCTTCTTCCTGAAAAAAGGCGGTCATGAGACTGTGCAGGCGGTGATCGATACCCTGCTGATCGACACCGACGCGCTCCAGGTGCAACTGACCTGGCGTGTCGCCCGTCCGCTACGGCGCAACATGTTCGAGATCGCTCAGGTGCTGGTCGGCACGATGTCCACGGGCTGGTGGCGCGCCCGTGAACTGGGCAAGGATTACTACCCGTCGCTCTCCTCCCTGGTAAAAGGCAAGCACGCACCCGAGGAGGCGAACTGA
- a CDS encoding 3-oxoacyl-ACP synthase, with the protein MMTALCIIGSGMVSAVGLSAPASCAAIRCAIDNFQETRFIDQGGQWLIAASVPLEQPWRGRTKLIKMAARAIAEALQSTPNVDPEKTPLLLGVAEVERPGRLDGLDKGLLHAIEAELGLRFHPGSNVISRGRVSAAVALLNARTLIYQGGHRHVLIAGVDSFLSGPTLAAFEERQRLLTSQNSNGFIPGEGAAAVVLAAPVASQEPQLACIGLGFGMEKATVEAEDIPLRADGLTQAVRAALSEVGCGLEQMDYRLTDISGEQYYFKEASLALSRTLRVRKEFFHLWHPADCIGEVGAAIGPAMLAVALAASRKGYGEGPNIFCHLGNDAGERAAAMLSYQTVRAA; encoded by the coding sequence CTGATGACCGCGCTTTGCATCATCGGCTCCGGCATGGTCAGCGCTGTCGGCCTCAGCGCACCCGCGAGCTGCGCGGCGATCCGCTGTGCCATCGACAACTTCCAGGAAACCCGCTTTATCGACCAAGGTGGGCAATGGCTGATTGCCGCCAGCGTGCCTTTGGAACAGCCCTGGCGCGGCCGCACCAAGCTGATCAAAATGGCCGCCCGCGCCATCGCCGAGGCACTGCAAAGCACCCCCAACGTCGACCCGGAAAAGACCCCGCTGTTGCTGGGGGTGGCGGAAGTCGAGCGCCCCGGCCGCCTCGATGGTCTCGATAAGGGGCTGCTGCACGCCATCGAAGCCGAACTGGGCCTGCGCTTTCATCCCGGCTCCAACGTTATCTCCCGCGGCCGGGTCAGCGCTGCCGTGGCCCTGCTGAATGCGCGCACGCTGATCTACCAGGGCGGCCATCGCCATGTGTTGATTGCCGGCGTCGACTCCTTCCTCAGCGGGCCGACCCTGGCAGCCTTCGAAGAACGCCAACGCCTGCTCACCAGCCAGAACTCCAACGGATTTATCCCCGGCGAAGGCGCCGCCGCCGTGGTGCTGGCCGCCCCCGTCGCCAGCCAAGAGCCGCAATTGGCCTGCATCGGCCTGGGGTTCGGTATGGAGAAGGCCACGGTGGAGGCCGAAGACATTCCCCTGCGCGCCGACGGCCTGACCCAAGCCGTACGCGCCGCCCTGAGCGAAGTCGGCTGCGGGTTGGAGCAAATGGATTATCGGCTCACCGACATCTCCGGCGAGCAGTACTACTTCAAGGAAGCGTCCCTGGCCCTGAGCCGCACCCTGCGCGTGCGCAAGGAGTTCTTCCACCTCTGGCACCCCGCCGACTGCATCGGCGAAGTCGGCGCCGCCATCGGCCCGGCGATGCTCGCCGTGGCACTGGCCGCCAGCCGCAAGGGCTATGGCGAAGGCCCGAATATCTTCTGCCACTTGGGCAACGACGCCGGCGAACGCGCCGCCGCGATGCTCAGTTACCAGACTGTGAGGGCTGCGTGA
- a CDS encoding PAAR-like domain-containing protein, whose protein sequence is MANEVYANNMEVSCKAAAGKSIACFPDVCFTPPQAPPTPLGVPIPYPNTGMAKDTTKGSRTVKISGKEVMLKNKSYFKTSYGDEAGCAPKKGVITSKIKGKVYFTSWSMDVKFEGENVVRHMDLTTHNHASSPGNTPTWMHVDAIAFDASEGQVCKDEQNAAEDKCKDAKIRPKRETERGNKVPDGMDCDDECKKAKACVLKPKKKDKSFCCHPEITGHHLIEVHCFSKTGERGTALTGFEKYKQDNAPCVCASQSRDDGTHGILHAVQGQMEAAHNNGPVLQSWPDSGDKIKPGSDQRLPANAKWTYKNAREAGALAHSTAFPHCNSKCIANQLDDYHQKKCDMEDNTPVRSDPGSDKRSSGTLTPTQQKAVDQAIETIKGITSNAHSAA, encoded by the coding sequence ATGGCGAATGAGGTCTACGCCAACAATATGGAAGTTTCTTGCAAGGCGGCGGCTGGCAAGTCGATCGCCTGCTTTCCGGATGTCTGCTTCACCCCACCCCAGGCCCCGCCCACCCCGCTGGGGGTGCCGATCCCCTACCCCAATACCGGCATGGCCAAGGACACGACCAAGGGCAGTCGTACGGTGAAGATCAGTGGTAAGGAAGTGATGCTCAAGAACAAGAGCTACTTCAAGACCAGCTATGGGGATGAGGCCGGTTGCGCGCCGAAGAAGGGCGTGATCACCAGTAAGATCAAGGGCAAGGTGTACTTCACCTCCTGGTCGATGGATGTGAAGTTCGAAGGCGAGAACGTAGTGCGACACATGGACCTGACAACCCACAACCACGCATCATCACCTGGTAACACACCAACGTGGATGCATGTGGATGCGATAGCGTTCGACGCCAGCGAAGGCCAGGTCTGCAAAGACGAGCAAAACGCTGCCGAGGATAAATGCAAGGATGCGAAAATACGTCCCAAGCGGGAGACCGAGAGAGGCAACAAAGTACCGGATGGAATGGATTGCGACGATGAATGCAAGAAAGCCAAGGCATGCGTGCTCAAACCGAAAAAGAAAGACAAGAGTTTTTGCTGTCACCCGGAGATCACAGGTCACCACCTGATCGAGGTACATTGTTTCTCTAAGACGGGGGAACGTGGCACAGCCTTGACTGGCTTCGAGAAGTACAAGCAAGACAACGCGCCGTGCGTGTGTGCATCCCAGTCGCGCGACGACGGTACCCATGGAATCCTCCATGCGGTCCAGGGCCAGATGGAGGCGGCCCACAACAACGGTCCGGTGTTGCAATCCTGGCCGGACTCCGGTGACAAGATCAAACCAGGCAGCGACCAGCGACTACCCGCTAATGCCAAATGGACTTACAAAAATGCCCGTGAAGCAGGTGCACTCGCCCACAGTACGGCATTCCCTCATTGCAACTCGAAGTGCATAGCCAACCAGCTGGACGACTATCACCAGAAAAAATGTGACATGGAAGACAACACACCAGTGCGCAGCGATCCAGGCTCGGACAAGCGCTCTTCCGGCACGCTGACTCCCACGCAGCAGAAGGCTGTCGACCAGGCGATCGAGACCATCAAAGGCATCACATCCAACGCCCACTCTGCCGCTTAA
- a CDS encoding TIGR02270 family protein, whose protein sequence is MISLPIIIDQHAEEAGFLAVLRDDAQRAPHYDLDDLSNLDSRIDAHLDGLRIAGTIGLETLLTQLGPHAIGEMFASAVLAFEAGNTQVLSRLSEHLRSAVDTERGYLMALGWLDWEWISPWIDRMLAAPEPLFHRLGLAACGMHRHDPGPALLTGLTHTDPSVLARAARTAGELRRRDLMPTIRAHRLHPDPATRFWANWATAQMGDEYALEPLRQFAEQPGEFQYRALCVLLAWQKRENSIAWIRQLIENPEQQRIGIQAIGLLGDPFSVPWLIQQMSDLPHARVAGEAFSLITGADLGLLDLELQELPDFDAGPNDDPEDADVAMDPDENLPWPDPQLIAAWWRAHGGDFQVGVGYVLGLQQSESSYRRVLVQGQQRQRIAAAFGVARWRPNEVLFPTSAPAWRQKMLLGEPASPVRRL, encoded by the coding sequence TTGATATCCCTACCCATCATCATCGACCAACACGCCGAAGAAGCCGGCTTCCTCGCCGTCCTGCGCGACGATGCCCAGCGCGCGCCGCATTACGATCTGGATGACCTCAGCAACCTCGACAGCCGCATCGACGCCCACCTCGACGGCCTTCGAATCGCCGGCACCATCGGCCTGGAAACCCTCCTGACCCAACTCGGCCCACACGCCATCGGCGAGATGTTCGCCAGTGCGGTACTGGCCTTCGAGGCGGGTAACACGCAGGTGTTGTCGCGGCTCAGCGAGCACTTGCGCAGTGCCGTGGACACAGAGCGCGGTTATCTGATGGCCTTGGGTTGGCTCGACTGGGAGTGGATATCGCCCTGGATCGACCGCATGCTCGCCGCCCCTGAGCCCCTGTTCCACCGCCTCGGCCTGGCCGCCTGTGGCATGCACCGCCACGACCCTGGCCCCGCCCTGCTTACCGGACTTACCCACACCGACCCAAGCGTCCTGGCTCGTGCTGCTCGTACTGCCGGCGAGTTGCGTCGTCGTGATCTGATGCCGACGATTCGTGCCCACCGTCTACACCCGGATCCAGCCACGCGCTTCTGGGCCAACTGGGCCACTGCACAGATGGGCGATGAGTACGCCCTGGAACCGCTGCGCCAGTTCGCCGAGCAACCGGGCGAGTTCCAGTACCGCGCGCTCTGCGTATTACTGGCTTGGCAAAAGCGTGAAAACAGCATCGCCTGGATACGCCAATTGATAGAGAACCCTGAGCAGCAGCGCATCGGCATCCAGGCCATCGGGCTGCTGGGCGATCCGTTCAGCGTGCCGTGGCTGATCCAGCAGATGAGCGACCTGCCTCATGCCCGCGTCGCCGGCGAAGCCTTCAGTCTGATCACTGGCGCTGACCTGGGGCTGCTCGACCTGGAATTGCAGGAACTGCCGGATTTCGATGCCGGCCCGAACGACGATCCTGAGGACGCTGATGTCGCCATGGACCCCGATGAAAACCTGCCCTGGCCCGACCCGCAGTTGATCGCCGCCTGGTGGCGGGCCCATGGAGGCGATTTCCAGGTGGGCGTGGGCTATGTGCTGGGGCTACAGCAGAGCGAGAGCAGTTACCGGCGCGTCCTTGTCCAGGGCCAGCAACGCCAGCGTATTGCGGCCGCCTTCGGCGTTGCTCGCTGGCGGCCGAACGAAGTGCTGTTCCCCACCAGCGCACCCGCCTGGCGGCAAAAGATGTTGTTGGGGGAGCCAGCGTCGCCCGTTCGGCGCCTCTGA
- a CDS encoding LysE family translocator codes for MESLLPFLLFAFVASITPGPTNILVLSHSSRWGLGATLPLIFGACVAAALIVFAVGLGVGETLLRFARVQQAMAWAGVLWLSWLAWQIFQSAPPSLDPVTSRAEGLSVFGAATLQLVNPKVWMMAVAVASVFVGGDDKTLRLLVLSLVFLLVSLPCMTLWALLGVGSARAFGSPQAFKRMNNALAFLLLVSAWLTVLV; via the coding sequence ATGGAATCGTTACTGCCTTTCCTGCTGTTTGCGTTCGTTGCCTCGATTACCCCGGGACCGACCAATATTCTGGTGTTGAGCCATAGTTCGCGGTGGGGGCTAGGTGCCACGCTACCCCTCATTTTTGGCGCATGCGTGGCGGCGGCGCTGATAGTGTTTGCCGTCGGGCTCGGCGTGGGCGAGACGCTGCTGCGGTTTGCGCGTGTGCAGCAGGCAATGGCCTGGGCCGGTGTGCTCTGGTTGAGTTGGCTGGCCTGGCAGATCTTTCAAAGCGCGCCGCCGTCCTTGGACCCGGTCACCTCGCGCGCCGAGGGGCTCAGCGTGTTCGGCGCCGCCACCCTGCAATTGGTCAACCCCAAGGTCTGGATGATGGCGGTGGCGGTGGCGAGCGTATTTGTCGGTGGCGACGACAAGACCCTGCGGCTGCTGGTGTTGTCGCTGGTGTTTCTGTTGGTCTCCTTGCCGTGCATGACCCTGTGGGCGTTGCTCGGCGTGGGTAGTGCTCGGGCTTTTGGTTCGCCACAGGCGTTCAAACGCATGAACAATGCATTGGCTTTTTTGCTGTTGGTGTCAGCCTGGTTGACCGTGCTGGTGTAG
- a CDS encoding AraC family transcriptional regulator, which produces MDKRNWIELSQDADTGIESIRAHFQGHAYDPHWHDSFLVGVTEQGVQQFNCRRARHFSTPGKVFMLEPGEIHDGHAPTEEGFTYSMLYLDPHWLERELLALFEHAPTNSQPGFANTLSQDPDLATAIHLAFHALHEGDLRIVCQSAIDTLLGALTCHLDWRKRQTFDPRLPLVAQVARDYLHAHAYEDIGLDDLAQACGVDRYRLTRAFKAAFGLAPHAYLIQLRLTKARQLLARGESPAQVASALGFADQSHMGRWFRRAYQLTPADYRKRCSNLPD; this is translated from the coding sequence GTGGATAAACGCAACTGGATTGAGCTGTCCCAGGATGCCGATACCGGGATTGAATCAATTCGTGCCCATTTTCAGGGGCATGCTTACGATCCGCACTGGCATGACAGTTTTCTGGTGGGGGTCACCGAGCAAGGGGTGCAGCAGTTCAATTGCCGGCGCGCCCGCCACTTCAGTACGCCGGGCAAGGTGTTCATGCTGGAGCCGGGGGAAATACACGATGGTCATGCGCCGACCGAGGAAGGGTTTACCTATTCCATGCTCTACCTCGATCCGCACTGGCTGGAACGGGAGTTGCTCGCATTGTTTGAGCACGCACCCACCAACAGTCAGCCGGGTTTCGCCAACACCCTGAGCCAGGATCCGGACCTGGCCACTGCCATTCATCTAGCCTTCCACGCTCTCCATGAGGGTGATTTGCGCATCGTGTGCCAGAGTGCCATCGACACCTTGTTGGGGGCGCTTACTTGCCACCTTGATTGGCGCAAGCGTCAAACCTTTGATCCGCGCCTGCCGTTGGTGGCCCAGGTTGCGCGTGACTATCTGCATGCTCATGCCTACGAGGACATCGGGCTGGATGATCTGGCTCAAGCCTGCGGGGTTGATCGCTATCGTCTGACGCGGGCCTTCAAGGCAGCCTTTGGACTGGCGCCTCATGCTTATTTGATCCAGTTGCGGCTGACCAAGGCACGGCAGCTGCTGGCGCGGGGCGAGTCGCCGGCACAGGTGGCCAGTGCTCTCGGGTTCGCCGATCAAAGTCATATGGGACGCTGGTTTCGCCGTGCCTACCAGCTCACACCGGCAGATTACCGCAAGCGCTGCTCAAACCTTCCAGACTGA
- a CDS encoding AraC family transcriptional regulator, protein MTIKHDTAAQHLSPQETLARIIGEQIPKPGDYGTPIAGLGFFRREHPSPPVVCMVEPSIILVAQGEKQLWVGGEGYPYDTSRFLITSLDLPANSEVLAASPEQPCLGLTLKLDLRMLAELIAQGELPPIRDRSVVKGVGIGSVTPAMLASFERLLALLDEPEAIPVLAPLIQREIHYRLLRSDQAARLRQITSVDGQGYRIAKAIDWLKLNYASALRVEELAARVQMSTPTFHHHFRQLTSMSPLQYQKWLRLNEARRLMLNEHQEVSSAAYKVGYESPSQFSREYSRLFGVAPKRDIAVLRGAG, encoded by the coding sequence ATGACGATCAAACACGACACCGCTGCTCAACACCTGTCGCCACAAGAAACGCTTGCGCGGATCATTGGCGAGCAGATCCCCAAGCCAGGTGACTACGGAACGCCCATTGCGGGCCTGGGCTTTTTCAGGCGCGAACATCCGTCGCCGCCCGTCGTCTGCATGGTCGAGCCAAGCATCATCCTCGTCGCCCAGGGGGAGAAACAGCTGTGGGTAGGTGGCGAGGGCTACCCGTATGACACGTCGCGATTTCTGATCACCTCATTGGACTTGCCCGCCAATTCCGAGGTGCTGGCGGCAAGCCCGGAGCAGCCATGCCTGGGGCTGACTTTGAAGCTCGATCTGCGCATGCTGGCTGAGTTGATAGCCCAGGGTGAATTGCCGCCAATTCGTGACCGGTCAGTGGTCAAAGGTGTAGGCATCGGTTCAGTAACGCCTGCCATGTTGGCGTCGTTCGAGCGCTTGCTGGCGCTACTCGATGAACCCGAAGCCATCCCTGTGCTGGCGCCGCTGATTCAGCGCGAGATTCACTATCGTCTCTTGAGGAGTGATCAGGCTGCCAGGTTGCGGCAGATTACCTCGGTCGATGGCCAGGGTTATCGCATCGCAAAAGCCATCGACTGGCTGAAGTTGAATTACGCCTCGGCGCTTCGCGTCGAAGAACTTGCGGCGCGAGTGCAGATGAGCACACCCACCTTTCATCACCACTTCCGCCAACTCACCTCGATGAGTCCGTTGCAGTACCAGAAGTGGCTGCGATTGAACGAGGCGAGGCGACTGATGCTCAACGAGCATCAGGAAGTATCAAGCGCGGCCTACAAGGTCGGCTATGAAAGCCCGTCGCAGTTCAGCCGTGAATACAGCCGCCTGTTTGGCGTCGCGCCTAAACGAGATATCGCAGTGTTGCGAGGGGCAGGCTAG
- a CDS encoding MFS transporter → MTDHLLPEPRKSWGAVFAMSLAAFVLVASEFMPVSLLTPIAADLHITEGQAGQGISASGLFALFASLLIASVAARIDRKPLLLSLTLLMILSGTVVAFAPNYWVFMIGRALIGIAIGGFWSLSAATAMRLVPDDQITRAMAIVNGGNALATVIAAPLGSFLGALIGWRGAFLCVIPVAIVASVWLLFSLPAMKSQSGSGTGNVFRLMQSLPVALGMVAVSVFFMGQFMLFTYLRPFLETVTHVSVSMLSLMLLVLGLAGLAGTFLIEPLLKNGLHRTLIIPILMAVIALALVSFGSSAATTTVLLGLWGLVATAAPVGWWTWLARTLPEAAEAGGGLMVAIIQLAIASGATVGGLVFDSSGYRTTFELSAALLGVAAVLALLAARAATREPVASVNTA, encoded by the coding sequence ATGACTGATCACCTTCTCCCAGAGCCTCGTAAATCATGGGGCGCCGTATTCGCCATGTCGCTCGCCGCATTCGTCCTGGTGGCCTCGGAATTCATGCCCGTCAGCCTGCTGACGCCAATTGCCGCCGATCTGCATATCACCGAGGGGCAGGCAGGCCAGGGCATTTCCGCCTCCGGGTTGTTTGCGCTGTTTGCCAGTCTTCTGATCGCATCGGTGGCGGCGCGGATCGACCGCAAGCCTCTGCTGTTGTCACTGACTCTATTGATGATCCTTTCCGGAACAGTGGTCGCGTTCGCGCCGAACTACTGGGTGTTCATGATCGGCCGCGCGCTGATCGGTATTGCAATAGGTGGGTTCTGGTCATTGTCGGCGGCAACCGCCATGCGCCTGGTGCCTGATGACCAGATCACTCGCGCCATGGCAATCGTCAACGGCGGCAACGCTTTGGCGACAGTGATTGCAGCGCCATTGGGCAGTTTTCTCGGCGCCTTGATCGGCTGGCGCGGCGCATTCTTGTGCGTTATCCCGGTCGCGATAGTCGCCTCTGTCTGGCTTCTGTTCAGCCTTCCAGCGATGAAGTCGCAGAGCGGTTCAGGTACTGGAAATGTCTTCAGGTTGATGCAAAGCCTGCCGGTCGCGTTAGGCATGGTGGCGGTCAGTGTCTTTTTCATGGGGCAGTTCATGCTGTTTACCTATTTGCGCCCCTTCCTTGAAACGGTCACACACGTCAGTGTTTCCATGTTGTCGCTGATGTTGCTCGTCCTCGGTCTGGCGGGCCTCGCGGGAACCTTCTTGATTGAACCACTCTTGAAAAATGGCCTGCATCGCACCCTCATCATCCCGATCCTGATGGCGGTGATTGCACTGGCGCTGGTTTCGTTCGGCAGTTCGGCCGCAACCACGACGGTCTTGTTGGGCCTCTGGGGATTGGTGGCGACTGCTGCACCGGTGGGATGGTGGACATGGCTGGCCAGAACATTGCCAGAGGCTGCTGAAGCGGGAGGCGGCTTAATGGTGGCGATCATTCAACTGGCCATCGCATCGGGGGCGACCGTTGGCGGGCTGGTCTTTGACTCAAGCGGTTATCGAACGACCTTCGAGTTGAGCGCAGCGTTGCTGGGCGTGGCGGCTGTTCTTGCCCTCCTGGCGGCACGCGCAGCAACGCGGGAGCCTGTTGCATCGGTAAACACCGCTTGA